A window from Opitutia bacterium ISCC 52 encodes these proteins:
- a CDS encoding Tm-1-like ATP-binding domain-containing protein, producing the protein MSTIAILGTLDSKADEHGFVAEHIRKRGHQILYIDVGTGSEPKIDPDYSRYEVASAIGLNLDELIKQQDRGACVSAMSKAAPAFVTKLVEEGNIDGIITLGGGGGTAIGTAAMRALPIGFPKVMVSTLASGNTAHYVGTKDIVMIPSVVDVNGLNRISRTIFTRAAGAICGMVETQLDGEGGKPLIVASMFGNTTTCVNIAKELLEEAGYEVLVFHATGTGGKAMESLIESGMIAGVLDITTTEWADEVVGGVLAAGPERMDAMSKANIPAVVVPGCVDMVNFGERDAVPEQFEGRNLYIHNPQITLMRTTPEECSQIGKIIAEKANANSAPVAILNPLKAVSEINGEGGTFYDPEADKSLFNAIRQHAQVEVIDIDDTINSATFSKTCAEKLLALLEKA; encoded by the coding sequence ATGTCCACCATCGCCATCCTCGGAACCCTCGACTCTAAAGCAGACGAACACGGCTTTGTCGCCGAGCACATTCGTAAGCGTGGCCACCAAATACTCTATATAGACGTAGGCACTGGTAGTGAACCCAAGATCGATCCAGACTATAGCCGATACGAAGTGGCATCCGCGATAGGTCTAAACCTGGATGAGCTGATCAAGCAACAAGACCGGGGGGCCTGTGTCAGTGCCATGTCGAAAGCAGCCCCTGCGTTTGTTACCAAGCTTGTCGAGGAAGGAAACATCGACGGCATAATTACGCTAGGCGGTGGAGGCGGAACGGCCATTGGCACAGCAGCGATGCGAGCTCTGCCCATTGGGTTTCCCAAAGTAATGGTCTCTACCCTGGCCAGTGGTAATACCGCCCACTATGTCGGCACAAAAGATATCGTGATGATTCCAAGTGTAGTCGATGTGAATGGCCTTAACCGAATATCCCGCACGATCTTTACCCGAGCGGCCGGAGCCATCTGCGGCATGGTCGAAACACAATTGGACGGTGAAGGCGGTAAACCACTCATCGTCGCCAGTATGTTTGGTAACACTACTACCTGCGTAAACATCGCCAAAGAATTGCTCGAAGAAGCCGGTTACGAAGTCCTTGTTTTTCACGCAACTGGCACCGGAGGAAAGGCCATGGAGAGCCTTATTGAAAGCGGTATGATCGCCGGGGTGCTGGATATCACCACCACCGAATGGGCTGATGAAGTGGTGGGAGGCGTTCTGGCGGCTGGTCCCGAGCGCATGGATGCGATGAGCAAAGCGAATATTCCAGCTGTCGTAGTTCCAGGCTGTGTGGACATGGTCAACTTCGGAGAACGGGATGCTGTGCCTGAACAATTCGAAGGCCGCAATTTGTACATACACAATCCTCAGATCACCTTGATGCGGACCACTCCTGAAGAGTGCAGCCAGATTGGGAAGATCATCGCTGAAAAGGCCAACGCCAATTCTGCTCCTGTGGCGATTCTCAACCCCTTAAAAGCAGTGAGTGAAATTAATGGCGAAGGAGGCACCTTTTACGACCCGGAAGCAGATAAGTCTCTGTTCAATGCCATTCGTCAACATGCACAAGTCGAGGTCATCGATATCGACGATACGATCAACAGTGCGACCTTTTCTAAAACCTGCGCTGAGAAGCTTTTGGCCTTACTGGAAAAAGCCTAA
- a CDS encoding leucine-rich repeat domain-containing protein produces the protein MRLDLQRILKMDASGLGIVETNGFEESINMRELDLSNNAIADLWQVGDMRELRILDLSDNQIEDISYLSSLTKLVSLDLSGNLLSDGPSQSADSGQVQMASFSLLESTGVLGYLNGIESLEILKFANNNISDLDVLNSLPALEELDLSGNSVVDLTPLAQLPNLEKVSIFDNPVDLSEGSSQSTVLENIVASTGANILVEAPDPNAPLLSVDWDAGNQQFQLQWDVGELQTSTDLNIWTDIGSAQSPFTVVSSDGPVFWRLEL, from the coding sequence TTGAGACTCGATCTCCAACGCATCTTAAAGATGGATGCCTCTGGACTCGGAATAGTTGAAACAAACGGTTTTGAAGAGTCGATCAATATGCGTGAGCTCGATCTCTCGAACAATGCCATAGCTGACCTTTGGCAGGTAGGTGATATGCGTGAACTGCGCATTCTTGATCTGAGCGATAACCAGATTGAAGATATTAGCTATCTATCAAGCCTGACCAAGCTGGTGAGTTTGGATCTCAGTGGAAATTTACTCAGTGATGGACCATCCCAATCGGCCGACTCAGGACAGGTCCAAATGGCGAGTTTCTCTCTGCTAGAATCCACAGGAGTATTGGGTTATTTAAATGGCATCGAATCTTTAGAGATTTTGAAATTCGCCAACAATAACATCAGTGATCTGGATGTCTTAAACTCACTGCCTGCGCTCGAAGAGTTAGACCTCAGTGGCAATAGTGTCGTGGATCTGACTCCACTAGCTCAATTGCCAAACCTGGAGAAAGTTTCCATATTTGATAACCCTGTTGATCTTTCAGAAGGATCAAGTCAATCCACGGTTCTGGAGAATATCGTAGCAAGCACCGGAGCGAATATTTTGGTCGAAGCACCCGATCCTAATGCACCGCTTCTGAGCGTAGATTGGGATGCAGGTAATCAGCAGTTTCAACTTCAATGGGATGTCGGTGAATTACAGACATCGACGGATTTGAATATTTGGACTGATATTGGGAGTGCCCAGTCGCCTTTTACCGTTGTTTCCTCTGATGGACCCGTTTTCTGGCGATTGGAACTGTAG
- a CDS encoding carbohydrate binding family 9 domain-containing protein encodes MLNTPLRIYFSLLVFAGGLWGADSPIPERQDIPEYRLDRDYRPETTAVRVDTPLKIDGHLDEQVWQTAPLAGPVLQNRPHSYTHMDQQTFFRVAYDDNHLYVAVWCWDTEPDKIVARYMRRDDRLWEDDSFSISLDTFNNQRNGYVFIVNPNGTRHDALGINNVTFNSQWDGVWNAKTQITDYGWQAEVSIPLTTLSFDPEASQWGINVSRRIKRLDQRGIWSSPRDGIRSYYFSEAGKLNGLSGLKQGLGLEINPYILGKQSDDKDLGTDDFDFEWGGDFRYRITPKMSATLSYNTDFAAAETDARQVNLTRFSLFFPEKRRFFLEDAGVFNYGGLAGRFRRRTGSLASPVILPYFSRRIGLSNAGQVVPLVGAAKLSGRFGDYNIGVINAVVEENGDLDSQNAFVGRITRQVFDQSAVGILATHGDPNSEFDNLLIGSDFQYLTNKFLNQYRLEVNTFAMATDSDHPDFNSGLAPVVGGSAILPAAEFDAEMAFMHVDEDFNPALGFAPRTGVRRYYTRMVYKPYVESKDWLRQMYFSYEGEYITDLSNKLASSSHIFTPLQLLFESGDEFIVEVESSEDVPENDFTIYNVKEDENDVPILAGDYSWTRGIIAFQSADKRKLQFNHDFSFGDFYDGTRIENTSELTFLPSKHFGTVLSYSKQSVGLPTGDFDIKLTSLTALINFTPDFSWSNLVQYDNVSDTMGINSRLVWEYQPGKRVFLVLNQSYLDERSGFVRKQMDATLKLSSIFRF; translated from the coding sequence ATGTTAAATACCCCATTGAGAATCTATTTTAGCCTGCTCGTTTTTGCAGGCGGGCTTTGGGGTGCAGATTCTCCGATTCCTGAGCGGCAGGACATACCTGAGTATCGGTTGGACCGTGACTACCGGCCGGAAACGACGGCGGTGCGTGTGGATACTCCACTTAAGATTGACGGCCATCTAGATGAGCAAGTCTGGCAAACGGCACCCCTTGCTGGACCTGTACTACAGAACCGACCTCACTCCTATACGCACATGGATCAGCAAACGTTCTTTCGGGTAGCCTACGATGACAACCACCTCTATGTTGCGGTTTGGTGTTGGGATACGGAGCCGGATAAGATTGTAGCACGCTACATGCGACGTGATGACCGCTTATGGGAAGACGATTCGTTTAGTATATCTCTCGATACCTTCAACAATCAGCGGAATGGTTATGTGTTTATTGTGAATCCAAATGGCACAAGGCATGACGCACTCGGGATCAACAACGTTACCTTTAACTCTCAGTGGGATGGTGTCTGGAATGCAAAAACACAAATTACCGACTACGGCTGGCAGGCTGAAGTATCCATTCCGCTGACCACCCTCAGCTTTGATCCGGAAGCCTCCCAGTGGGGAATCAATGTTTCCAGGCGAATCAAGCGTCTGGATCAACGGGGCATTTGGTCTTCTCCACGGGACGGTATACGGAGTTACTACTTCTCCGAGGCGGGAAAGCTAAACGGGCTGAGTGGTCTCAAGCAGGGATTGGGACTTGAGATTAATCCCTATATTCTGGGTAAACAATCCGACGACAAGGACCTCGGAACGGATGATTTCGATTTCGAATGGGGCGGTGACTTTCGCTATCGAATCACACCCAAGATGAGTGCGACCCTGAGCTACAATACCGATTTTGCGGCTGCGGAAACAGATGCACGGCAAGTCAATCTAACTCGTTTCTCGCTATTTTTTCCTGAAAAACGCCGCTTCTTTCTCGAGGATGCCGGGGTATTCAACTACGGTGGATTGGCCGGTCGATTCAGGCGAAGGACGGGATCCCTAGCATCGCCGGTTATCCTTCCTTATTTTAGCCGACGAATCGGTTTGAGTAATGCGGGGCAAGTGGTGCCTCTGGTGGGCGCGGCCAAACTGTCCGGGCGATTTGGGGACTACAATATCGGCGTCATCAATGCGGTAGTCGAGGAGAACGGAGATCTGGATAGCCAAAACGCATTCGTAGGGCGGATCACCCGCCAGGTCTTTGATCAGTCAGCTGTCGGGATTCTGGCAACGCATGGCGATCCCAATTCCGAGTTCGATAACCTCTTGATCGGGAGTGATTTCCAGTACCTGACAAACAAGTTTCTCAACCAATACCGTTTGGAAGTGAATACCTTTGCCATGGCCACGGACTCTGATCATCCGGATTTTAATAGTGGTTTGGCACCTGTGGTAGGAGGGAGTGCGATTCTACCGGCTGCGGAATTCGATGCTGAGATGGCTTTCATGCATGTCGATGAGGACTTTAATCCTGCGCTCGGGTTTGCTCCTAGAACGGGGGTACGCAGGTATTACACAAGAATGGTCTACAAACCCTACGTTGAATCGAAGGATTGGCTGCGCCAGATGTATTTCTCTTATGAGGGAGAATACATCACCGACCTTTCAAACAAACTGGCATCCTCAAGCCACATCTTCACACCTCTTCAACTGTTATTTGAGTCGGGAGACGAATTCATTGTTGAAGTAGAAAGCTCTGAGGATGTGCCCGAAAACGATTTCACCATCTACAATGTGAAAGAAGATGAAAATGACGTGCCGATTCTGGCGGGGGATTATTCATGGACGCGTGGCATCATTGCCTTTCAATCGGCTGACAAACGAAAGCTTCAATTCAACCACGATTTTTCCTTTGGCGATTTTTATGATGGTACCCGAATTGAGAATACATCCGAGTTGACCTTTCTTCCTTCTAAACATTTTGGAACCGTTCTCAGTTACTCGAAGCAGAGTGTCGGGTTGCCGACGGGTGATTTTGACATCAAGCTGACTTCCTTGACTGCGCTGATCAATTTTACCCCCGACTTCAGCTGGTCGAACTTGGTGCAGTACGACAATGTTTCTGACACCATGGGCATCAATAGTCGCTTAGTCTGGGAATACCAACCGGGAAAGCGTGTGTTTTTAGTGCTGAACCAAAGTTATCTGGATGAACGGTCCGGTTTTGTACGCAAGCAAATGGATGCGACGCTGAAGTTGAGCTCGATCTTTCGGTTTTGA
- a CDS encoding phosphoenolpyruvate hydrolase family protein produces the protein MPNPWTGIGNPYTRTEVLERLHDTLRKGEPIIAAGAGTGISAKFIEKGGADLIIIYNSGRFRMSGHGSLAGLQSYGDANAVAMEIGEFEVLPVVEETPVICGVHATDPRRRMWHWLLQVKDMGFSGINNFPTHMIIDGMHRQMLEETGMGVQKEYDCVALARKMDMFSIVYVAQPEEAKKMAEAGADVIIAHVGCTVGGSIGVTDAAIGLDEAAKQTQAIIDAGKSVRDDIIYLSHGGPILSPPDAAYINERTDAVGFVGASSLERIAVERSLVDITQEFKSIPVHRKK, from the coding sequence ATGCCAAACCCCTGGACCGGAATAGGAAACCCTTATACACGAACCGAAGTACTTGAACGACTTCACGACACCCTGAGAAAGGGCGAGCCGATCATCGCGGCCGGTGCTGGCACCGGCATCAGTGCCAAGTTCATTGAGAAGGGAGGAGCCGACCTAATTATCATCTATAACTCGGGACGCTTTCGTATGTCAGGCCATGGCTCCCTGGCCGGCCTCCAGTCCTACGGCGATGCCAATGCGGTGGCCATGGAAATTGGTGAGTTCGAAGTGCTCCCGGTCGTAGAGGAAACACCCGTGATCTGTGGCGTGCATGCGACTGATCCTCGTCGTCGCATGTGGCATTGGTTACTGCAGGTTAAAGATATGGGATTCAGCGGTATCAACAATTTCCCTACACACATGATTATCGACGGGATGCACCGTCAGATGCTCGAAGAAACCGGCATGGGTGTGCAGAAGGAATACGACTGTGTAGCCCTGGCACGAAAGATGGATATGTTCTCCATCGTCTATGTAGCTCAACCAGAGGAAGCCAAGAAGATGGCCGAGGCCGGCGCCGATGTCATCATCGCCCACGTCGGTTGCACCGTAGGTGGTTCAATCGGCGTAACCGATGCCGCGATCGGTCTCGACGAAGCAGCCAAGCAAACCCAAGCCATCATCGATGCCGGCAAATCCGTTCGCGACGATATCATTTACCTCAGTCATGGAGGACCCATTCTTTCCCCTCCAGACGCCGCCTATATCAATGAACGAACCGACGCGGTTGGTTTCGTGGGCGCCTCCAGCCTGGAACGCATCGCGGTGGAGCGTTCCCTGGTCGATATTACCCAGGAATTTAAATCCATACCGGTGCATAGAAAAAAATAA
- a CDS encoding sulfatase, which translates to MRYLAVPLLLVSLIIFACKPTEVTRPPNFVIIMTDDQGYADLSSYGGTHVSTPRIDQMATEGMKLTSFYVAAAVCTPSRAALMTGSYPRRVDMAYGSNFGVLLAGDPKGLNTDEITLAEILKTVGYKTGIFGKWHLGDQPEFLPTRQGFDDYFGIPYSHDIHQQHPRQDHFQFPSLPLLDGEKVIEMDPDADYLTQRVTERAVEFIEKNKEHPFFLYIPQPIPHKPLHVSPPYMESVSNEIKETLKSEKNSIDYPTRDKLFRQAIDEIDWSVGRILDTLKNNGLDKNTLVMFFSDNGPAVGKADPLRGRKGSTFEGGMREPTVIRWPGKIPVGQSNDELMTAMDLLPTFAKLAGAQVPTDRVIDGKDIWAVLTQGAPTPHEAFFYNSRNELRAVRSGKWKLHIGEGIPEALYDLEADIGESQNVLAEHKAIAEKLFSYTEPYEADLAQNSRPAGWIDDAVPLSK; encoded by the coding sequence ATGAGATATCTCGCTGTACCCTTACTCCTGGTTTCGCTGATCATTTTCGCTTGTAAACCAACGGAGGTTACTCGACCACCCAATTTCGTCATCATCATGACGGACGACCAAGGTTATGCCGACCTCAGCAGTTATGGTGGCACCCATGTTTCGACACCCCGTATCGATCAAATGGCAACTGAGGGCATGAAGCTCACTAGCTTCTATGTGGCAGCTGCCGTCTGCACACCATCCCGGGCTGCTTTGATGACAGGAAGCTATCCTCGAAGAGTAGACATGGCCTATGGCTCCAATTTTGGTGTGTTACTCGCCGGAGATCCCAAAGGGCTGAACACCGACGAGATTACCTTGGCCGAGATTCTTAAAACCGTGGGTTACAAAACCGGCATTTTTGGAAAGTGGCACCTGGGCGACCAGCCAGAATTCCTTCCGACTCGGCAGGGCTTCGACGACTATTTCGGCATCCCCTATAGCCATGACATTCACCAACAACATCCACGTCAGGATCACTTCCAATTTCCCTCACTCCCGTTGTTAGACGGAGAGAAAGTCATCGAAATGGATCCTGATGCTGACTACCTGACTCAAAGAGTTACCGAGCGAGCGGTCGAATTTATCGAGAAGAACAAAGAGCATCCGTTCTTCCTTTATATCCCTCAACCCATTCCTCACAAACCGCTGCATGTTTCACCGCCCTATATGGAAAGTGTCTCAAACGAGATAAAGGAAACTCTCAAGAGCGAAAAGAACTCAATCGATTACCCAACCCGGGACAAACTCTTCCGCCAGGCGATTGATGAAATTGATTGGTCGGTGGGTCGGATTCTAGACACTTTAAAAAACAACGGGCTCGATAAAAATACCCTGGTCATGTTTTTCTCTGACAATGGGCCCGCGGTTGGCAAAGCGGATCCATTAAGAGGACGCAAAGGCAGTACCTTCGAAGGCGGTATGCGCGAGCCGACCGTGATCCGTTGGCCAGGAAAGATTCCAGTGGGGCAATCGAACGATGAGTTGATGACTGCCATGGATCTGCTGCCCACGTTTGCCAAGCTTGCAGGTGCCCAGGTCCCGACTGACCGAGTGATCGACGGCAAAGACATATGGGCCGTTCTTACTCAAGGTGCACCTACTCCACACGAGGCATTCTTCTACAATAGCAGAAACGAGTTGAGGGCTGTTCGGTCCGGTAAATGGAAATTACATATTGGGGAAGGAATTCCCGAGGCACTTTACGATCTGGAAGCAGACATCGGTGAATCGCAGAATGTATTAGCTGAGCACAAGGCGATTGCTGAAAAACTTTTCAGCTACACAGAACCATACGAGGCAGACTTGGCACAGAACAGTCGTCCTGCCGGCTGGATCGACGACGCGGTTCCCCTTTCAAAATAA
- a CDS encoding Nramp family divalent metal transporter, with the protein MPPDSTPPNESTGIQDPPTKLGCMLRYWGPGLIMTAGVVGSGELIATTGLGAKAGFVALWLILVSCVIKVAVQLMLGRYAIYSGKTTLEAFNDLPGPRHKASWFIWWWMLVLCMIMLQQGAMLGGVAMVLNILVPAIPVWGWAVFMMVFTICVHRFGKYKLLQNVSAGMVLAFTITTLICVLLIQGTDYALTWDQVSSGLQFDLPIGGLAVALAMFGITGVGAGELIYYPTFCLEKGYAKATGPFERTEAWLKRAKGWMRVMKLDAMLSLVIYTGLTVAFYLLGAAVLHARGLAPEGMDMIKNLSLIYTETLGEGSRIVFLIGAFVALYSTIFVSTATHSRMFTDCFKLVGWLEVRNEVDKQRSIKRLVTILPFFHLTLFLVFKQPLWMVVIAGTFQAASLIAISFGALYLRYKKYTPELRPTKVFDIFLWVSGITITVIALYGLIAKLGGGS; encoded by the coding sequence ATGCCTCCAGACTCAACGCCACCCAACGAAAGCACCGGTATACAAGATCCTCCAACCAAACTAGGGTGCATGTTGCGCTATTGGGGGCCAGGGCTGATCATGACCGCCGGAGTAGTTGGATCGGGAGAGCTTATTGCTACGACAGGCTTGGGAGCCAAGGCGGGCTTCGTTGCTCTTTGGCTGATCCTGGTGAGCTGTGTGATTAAGGTTGCCGTTCAGCTGATGCTGGGACGATACGCTATCTATTCCGGCAAAACCACCTTAGAGGCATTCAACGATCTTCCGGGACCGCGACATAAGGCGTCTTGGTTTATCTGGTGGTGGATGCTGGTCCTTTGCATGATTATGTTGCAACAGGGGGCTATGCTGGGAGGTGTGGCAATGGTTCTGAATATTTTGGTGCCGGCGATTCCCGTCTGGGGATGGGCTGTGTTCATGATGGTCTTTACCATTTGCGTACATCGATTCGGGAAATACAAGCTGCTGCAAAATGTTTCAGCAGGGATGGTTCTGGCATTCACGATCACGACGCTGATTTGTGTGCTTTTAATCCAAGGAACGGATTATGCACTTACGTGGGATCAGGTAAGTTCCGGTTTGCAGTTTGATCTTCCTATTGGCGGATTGGCGGTGGCTCTGGCCATGTTTGGCATAACGGGAGTGGGCGCCGGTGAGCTTATTTACTATCCGACTTTTTGTCTGGAAAAAGGTTATGCCAAAGCGACCGGTCCCTTTGAACGCACCGAGGCCTGGTTAAAACGAGCCAAGGGTTGGATGCGTGTCATGAAATTGGACGCCATGCTGTCATTGGTCATCTACACAGGATTGACGGTTGCGTTTTACCTGCTTGGAGCAGCCGTCCTGCATGCGCGTGGATTGGCTCCCGAGGGCATGGACATGATTAAAAACCTGTCCCTCATTTACACGGAGACCTTGGGTGAAGGTTCCCGCATCGTCTTTCTAATCGGTGCCTTTGTGGCTCTCTATTCGACCATCTTTGTCAGTACCGCCACTCATTCCCGAATGTTTACCGACTGCTTTAAACTAGTTGGGTGGTTAGAGGTCAGAAATGAAGTAGACAAACAACGGTCGATTAAACGCCTGGTGACCATCCTTCCCTTTTTCCATCTAACGCTCTTTCTGGTATTCAAGCAACCCCTGTGGATGGTAGTGATTGCTGGTACATTTCAGGCAGCCAGTTTAATCGCGATCTCGTTCGGCGCGTTGTATCTGCGTTACAAGAAATACACCCCTGAGCTGCGACCGACCAAGGTGTTCGACATCTTTCTTTGGGTCTCAGGAATTACCATTACCGTCATAGCCCTGTATGGTTTGATCGCAAAACTAGGGGGCGGATCTTGA
- a CDS encoding esterase family protein, translated as MKVIIPFVILLCSCLWLNAAETDDNGFLLHRIDSPYQAKDTSLRVLMPDQIEPGNSYPVLYVLPVHEDGEFRHGDGLIEMKKLNVHNEHQVICVSPSFTAQPWFADHDLNPQKREESHLIKTVIPFVDANYPTQASSDGRLLIGFSKSGWGAIALLLRNPELFHKAAGWDIGIRVDTGPIEEDERAERIAREWGTVENFEANRISNLVKTRGKDLGDESRLFYYSTEGKRAIGGVEIHRLLVEYEIPHSYVMEPHRKHAWDTGWIPEAVAFILSDL; from the coding sequence ATGAAAGTAATTATACCATTTGTTATCCTCCTTTGTTCATGCCTTTGGCTCAACGCAGCCGAAACTGACGATAACGGTTTTCTTCTTCATCGAATTGACTCTCCCTATCAAGCGAAGGATACGTCGTTGCGCGTATTGATGCCGGATCAAATCGAACCGGGGAACTCTTACCCTGTACTATACGTTTTACCGGTCCACGAAGATGGCGAGTTTCGGCATGGAGATGGGTTAATCGAGATGAAGAAGCTGAATGTGCACAATGAGCACCAAGTGATTTGTGTCTCTCCGTCGTTTACTGCGCAGCCCTGGTTTGCCGATCACGATTTAAATCCGCAAAAACGGGAGGAGAGTCATCTCATAAAAACGGTGATTCCCTTTGTGGATGCCAATTACCCGACGCAGGCAAGCTCTGACGGACGACTCTTAATTGGCTTCAGCAAGTCTGGTTGGGGAGCCATTGCACTTTTGCTTCGTAATCCCGAGCTCTTTCACAAGGCCGCAGGTTGGGATATTGGCATCCGTGTGGATACAGGACCGATTGAAGAGGATGAACGAGCCGAGCGCATAGCTCGAGAGTGGGGAACGGTTGAGAACTTTGAAGCCAACAGGATTTCCAACCTCGTTAAAACGAGAGGCAAGGACCTCGGAGATGAATCACGCTTGTTTTATTACAGCACTGAAGGAAAACGTGCGATCGGCGGAGTGGAAATACATCGCCTGTTGGTAGAATACGAAATTCCTCACAGCTATGTAATGGAGCCGCATCGCAAGCATGCCTGGGACACTGGGTGGATTCCGGAGGCGGTGGCGTTTATTCTGAGTGATTTGTGA
- a CDS encoding sulfatase-like hydrolase/transferase: MNATASKPNVLLIVADDMGYGDFGTFNPAVQTPNLNSLITQGTCFRQHYSASPICSPARASLLTGRVPHRTGAITQHELHGLDRIALREVTIADMFQNSGYTTGLVGKWHNGALDARFEPNARGFEEFVGFCGGWSDYYDYTLRVNESYQKSDGSYLTDVFTNEALSFIERHENESFFIQLAYTAPHAPFQAPQEVINKYKAKGYDRITATTYAMIEIMDQGIGRILQHLEDTQLDENTIVLFTSDNGPAFFNPSRQLEPGEKNFNERFNCGMRGSKGWIYEGGIRVPMIVRYPERIAAGQLNNDLVHFTDWLPTLIGLCGIDRLEGPAFDGHDLSPMLLGGSIDLEPRRFWQWNFYVPNIGTNAAMRDGDWKLVRPMISGTRYFSKELYVSEEDELRTKAFSKADSQHKQDPQSISELLPIPRVKLPDPEPPELYNLADDPGEQTDLAQDQPEKTRKMLAELETWFEEVEADRLTIPGALKD, encoded by the coding sequence ATGAATGCCACTGCTTCTAAACCAAACGTCCTCCTCATTGTGGCAGACGATATGGGGTATGGAGATTTCGGAACCTTCAACCCGGCCGTTCAAACCCCGAACCTGAATTCTCTGATAACTCAAGGCACCTGCTTCCGACAGCACTACTCCGCATCACCTATCTGTTCACCTGCACGTGCCTCGCTTCTCACCGGGCGTGTGCCTCATCGCACCGGAGCGATTACCCAACACGAACTGCATGGACTTGACCGGATTGCACTAAGAGAAGTAACCATCGCGGACATGTTTCAGAATTCTGGATACACGACCGGCCTCGTGGGGAAGTGGCACAATGGAGCTCTCGATGCACGCTTTGAACCGAATGCCCGTGGATTCGAGGAGTTTGTCGGATTCTGTGGCGGTTGGTCGGACTACTACGATTACACCTTGCGGGTAAATGAATCCTACCAGAAGTCTGATGGATCGTACCTGACGGATGTTTTTACCAATGAGGCACTATCTTTTATTGAGCGACATGAGAATGAGTCTTTCTTTATTCAGCTCGCCTACACCGCACCGCACGCACCCTTCCAAGCTCCCCAAGAAGTCATCAATAAGTATAAGGCCAAGGGATACGATCGTATCACTGCTACTACCTACGCCATGATCGAAATCATGGACCAGGGAATCGGTCGCATTCTTCAACACCTGGAAGATACGCAGCTGGACGAGAATACCATTGTCCTATTCACCAGCGATAACGGGCCGGCGTTTTTCAATCCTTCCCGGCAACTCGAGCCAGGGGAAAAGAATTTCAACGAGCGGTTCAATTGCGGCATGCGTGGCAGCAAAGGCTGGATTTACGAAGGCGGCATCCGCGTTCCCATGATTGTGCGTTATCCGGAACGTATTGCAGCCGGACAGCTGAACAACGATCTCGTTCATTTCACGGACTGGCTGCCAACGCTCATTGGGCTTTGCGGTATCGATCGACTCGAGGGCCCGGCCTTTGACGGCCACGATCTGTCCCCCATGCTCCTCGGAGGTAGTATCGATCTCGAACCGCGAAGGTTTTGGCAATGGAATTTCTATGTCCCGAACATCGGTACCAACGCCGCGATGCGTGATGGCGACTGGAAGCTGGTTCGTCCGATGATTTCAGGTACACGCTACTTTAGTAAGGAGCTCTATGTGAGCGAAGAAGACGAACTTCGAACCAAGGCTTTCAGCAAAGCCGACTCACAGCACAAACAGGATCCTCAATCCATCTCTGAGCTACTCCCTATACCTCGTGTAAAACTACCAGATCCCGAACCGCCCGAGCTATACAATCTCGCGGACGATCCCGGCGAACAAACCGACCTGGCTCAGGACCAACCCGAAAAGACCCGTAAAATGTTGGCAGAGTTGGAAACCTGGTTTGAAGAAGTGGAGGCCGATCGGCTGACTATTCCCGGAGCACTGAAGGATTAG